One Bacteroidota bacterium genomic region harbors:
- a CDS encoding zf-TFIIB domain-containing protein — protein sequence MNCPVCQVNLVITDRQGIEIDYCPKCRGVWLDRGELDKLIERSAQPYQAAPPPQQVYTSPQPQPVYHHKAEHGYYQKPYKKKSILGEIFDF from the coding sequence ATGAACTGTCCGGTATGTCAGGTAAATCTGGTCATAACAGACCGTCAGGGAATTGAAATCGATTATTGCCCCAAATGCCGGGGAGTCTGGCTGGACCGGGGTGAGCTGGATAAACTGATCGAGCGGTCAGCTCAACCCTATCAGGCAGCACCACCGCCGCAACAGGTATATACATCGCCCCAGCCGCAACCGGTTTACCATCACAAGGCTGAACACGGTTACTATCAGAAACCATACAAGAAAAAAAGTATCCTCGGCGAGATTTTTGATTTCTGA
- a CDS encoding T9SS type A sorting domain-containing protein, translating into MKRLFFFFLLVGLFVQAQGQHPSFLPGKQWGKGPFNGIQVVDSLAWYLEGSVLVSAVIQPDLHLAQLAEMELNMAPGNLSAFHDYLVVYGNELVVLKRELNGGLIEVLRETREFDNACMAGKVLYLGTDYEFTAYLELNEQTEVQLGQLTVPIDYEYPISSDLGLFVADWNGIVRWFSTVNPVEPELLDTLNCSNNYRSAVTFIDSRLVYLRDTSLIVISPNSDNDLIRTDTVGIQSLLGDLWEIDFIQSHGDLIFAGSQNIVGSVWSVARVSAGLSISAFSKTFYFTDPVFFSINNGFLVYDSGFLSYKLEGQSDPVLTSVLIPSIGYLGQPFFNPNQPEFISFYEQGEILLVNNLSTVPEVKFELPYHLTDVLYDGYSACSLENGLLFITQYSEFGFLDFTSEPIKWQPVNFWLEEAPFCDLELNGKILLARTESWGWEAENRLYKLRLNQLESIVIEDIYLGTGQNSISDVTWLGDRIIISESDSGITVTDTTFQLIQRIRNIGRVNQVKTIKGGVAALLGNGTIQVFYQEESGFLKQAETTISVGSPNVIMEMADDFLLVISGRTLFVIDVKNAFHPVLAGQISLLFESTGMVFTGEKLVISHGRYGFTLYDYTGYQVGVENPKEGNPAGFAIESVYPNPFNPMATIAYRVPVAGEVTMTVYDLTGREIARLVNGKVGAGYHEVPFHAPGLASGVYLVRIQLATGQQATARMMLVK; encoded by the coding sequence ATGAAACGTCTTTTTTTCTTCTTTTTACTGGTTGGTCTGTTTGTTCAGGCGCAGGGGCAGCATCCGTCGTTTTTGCCAGGTAAACAATGGGGTAAGGGACCATTTAACGGAATCCAGGTTGTCGATTCACTTGCTTGGTATCTGGAAGGTAGTGTGTTAGTTTCCGCAGTTATTCAGCCGGATTTACACCTTGCCCAGCTTGCGGAAATGGAATTGAATATGGCACCAGGCAACCTGAGTGCGTTTCACGATTATCTGGTTGTATATGGCAACGAACTGGTGGTCCTTAAAAGAGAACTTAACGGGGGGCTTATTGAAGTACTCCGGGAAACACGGGAATTCGATAACGCATGTATGGCAGGAAAGGTCCTTTATCTTGGAACTGACTATGAATTTACCGCTTATCTGGAGCTAAATGAACAAACAGAAGTGCAATTGGGGCAACTGACCGTACCTATTGACTATGAATACCCCATTTCAAGTGATCTTGGTTTATTTGTTGCTGACTGGAACGGGATTGTTCGTTGGTTTTCTACAGTAAATCCGGTCGAGCCAGAATTATTGGATACATTGAATTGCTCAAATAATTATCGTTCCGCTGTGACCTTTATAGATTCCCGCCTGGTTTATCTGAGGGACACGAGTCTGATTGTTATAAGTCCAAATTCTGATAATGACCTGATCCGAACCGATACAGTTGGAATTCAATCATTGTTGGGGGATTTGTGGGAAATTGATTTTATACAATCGCACGGAGATCTGATTTTCGCTGGTTCGCAAAATATTGTAGGAAGTGTCTGGAGTGTTGCCCGTGTTTCTGCAGGCCTTTCCATCTCAGCCTTTTCAAAAACCTTTTACTTTACCGATCCGGTCTTCTTTTCAATAAACAATGGCTTCCTGGTTTATGATTCCGGATTCTTAAGTTATAAACTGGAGGGTCAGTCTGACCCAGTCCTGACCTCTGTGTTAATTCCATCAATTGGATATCTGGGACAACCCTTCTTCAACCCAAATCAGCCGGAATTTATCAGTTTCTATGAACAGGGAGAAATTTTGTTGGTAAATAATCTCAGCACTGTACCAGAAGTGAAGTTCGAACTTCCCTACCATCTTACGGATGTTTTATATGATGGTTATTCTGCATGCAGTCTTGAAAATGGTCTATTATTTATTACTCAATATTCCGAATTCGGGTTCCTGGATTTTACATCCGAACCGATAAAATGGCAGCCAGTAAATTTCTGGCTTGAGGAAGCTCCATTCTGTGATCTGGAATTGAATGGAAAAATCTTATTGGCAAGAACGGAATCCTGGGGATGGGAAGCTGAAAACCGACTATATAAATTAAGATTAAATCAACTTGAGTCTATTGTCATTGAAGATATCTATTTGGGAACAGGACAAAATAGCATTTCGGATGTGACTTGGTTAGGTGATCGAATCATCATTTCAGAATCAGATTCTGGAATAACGGTTACCGATACCACCTTTCAACTCATCCAGAGAATCAGAAACATCGGAAGGGTTAATCAGGTAAAAACAATCAAAGGCGGTGTAGCTGCCTTACTTGGAAATGGGACTATTCAAGTCTTTTATCAGGAAGAATCGGGTTTCCTGAAACAAGCAGAAACGACCATTTCAGTTGGGTCGCCAAATGTGATTATGGAGATGGCTGATGATTTCCTCTTGGTCATTTCTGGTCGGACTCTTTTCGTAATTGATGTTAAAAATGCCTTTCACCCGGTTCTTGCTGGGCAAATTTCTTTGCTGTTTGAAAGCACCGGGATGGTATTTACCGGGGAAAAGCTGGTTATTTCCCATGGTCGCTACGGTTTCACCCTGTACGACTATACAGGCTATCAAGTCGGTGTGGAAAATCCAAAAGAAGGAAATCCTGCTGGATTTGCCATTGAATCGGTGTATCCGAATCCGTTTAATCCAATGGCGACGATTGCCTACCGGGTACCAGTGGCTGGCGAAGTGACCATGACGGTGTATGATCTGACCGGCCGGGAGATCGCCAGGCTGGTTAATGGAAAAGTAGGAGCCGGGTATCATGAGGTCCCGTTTCATGCCCCCGGTCTGGCATCGGGAGTGTATCTGGTGCGGATTCAGCTTGCCACCGGGCAACAGGCAACTGCCCGGATGATGCTGGTGAAATAA
- the mdh gene encoding malate dehydrogenase translates to MKITVVGAGNVGATAAQRIAEKELANEVVLVDVVDGIPQGKGLDMWESAPVEGFDTRLTGTTTYEATAGSSIVVITAGLARKPGMSRDDLLFKNAEIVGSVTENVAKYSPNAIIIVVSNPLDAMTYVAFKKSGFPSNRVLGMAGVLDSARFRSFIAEELNVSTRDVHAMVLGGHGDDMVPLPRFSTVGGVSITELMDKATIDRLVDRTRKGGIEIVNYLKTGSAYYAPSSSTVEMVEAIVRDQKRILPCAVLLNGQYGIKDLFVGVPVKLGKTGIEQVLELKLTPAELEELKVSASHVKENCDKLGTV, encoded by the coding sequence ATGAAAATCACCGTAGTTGGTGCAGGAAACGTCGGCGCAACAGCCGCTCAGCGGATTGCTGAAAAGGAATTGGCAAATGAAGTGGTTCTGGTGGATGTGGTCGATGGCATCCCTCAGGGTAAAGGTCTCGATATGTGGGAATCAGCCCCGGTCGAAGGATTTGATACCCGTTTAACCGGTACCACCACTTATGAAGCAACCGCAGGTTCCTCCATCGTGGTGATCACGGCTGGTCTGGCCCGCAAACCTGGTATGAGCCGCGATGACCTTCTGTTCAAGAATGCCGAAATCGTGGGTTCTGTTACCGAAAATGTGGCTAAGTATTCACCGAATGCCATCATCATCGTTGTTTCGAATCCGCTGGATGCCATGACCTATGTGGCCTTCAAAAAATCGGGATTTCCATCGAACCGCGTATTGGGAATGGCCGGTGTTCTCGATTCTGCCCGGTTCCGGTCTTTCATTGCGGAAGAACTGAATGTATCGACCCGCGACGTGCATGCCATGGTTCTCGGCGGTCATGGCGATGACATGGTTCCGCTTCCCCGGTTCTCGACTGTTGGCGGTGTTTCCATCACTGAACTGATGGATAAAGCCACCATCGATCGTCTGGTCGATCGCACCCGCAAGGGCGGAATTGAAATCGTGAACTACCTGAAGACCGGTTCGGCTTATTATGCTCCGTCTTCTTCAACCGTTGAAATGGTGGAAGCCATTGTCCGCGATCAGAAACGGATCCTGCCTTGTGCAGTCCTGCTGAATGGTCAGTATGGAATCAAGGATTTGTTTGTGGGAGTCCCTGTGAAACTGGGCAAGACGGGCATCGAGCAGGTTCTCGAACTGAAACTGACCCCTGCAGAACTGGAAGAACTGAAGGTTTCTGCTTCGCACGTGAAGGAAAACTGCGACAAACTCGGCACCGTCTGA
- the msrA gene encoding peptide-methionine (S)-S-oxide reductase MsrA, with protein sequence MNRLTIILAGFLLMATTGVIQAGGNKLETATFGSGCFWCTEAVFQRVIGVETVVSGYMGGHRNNPTYEQVCTGTTGHAEVIQITYNPGVISYAELLEIFFRTHDPTQLNRQGNDIGTQYRSVIFYHTADQEKQARFYLDQLNKAGVYSKPVVTEISSAAPFWPAEDYHQNYFNRNPGQGYCAFVVKPKVEKFKAVFKEKLKPGS encoded by the coding sequence ATGAACAGACTCACAATCATACTCGCCGGCTTTCTTCTTATGGCAACAACCGGCGTCATACAGGCAGGAGGGAACAAATTGGAAACCGCCACATTCGGATCGGGATGCTTCTGGTGCACCGAGGCCGTGTTTCAACGGGTCATTGGTGTGGAAACGGTCGTTTCGGGCTACATGGGTGGCCACCGCAACAACCCAACCTATGAACAAGTGTGCACTGGCACCACCGGTCATGCCGAGGTTATTCAGATCACTTACAATCCCGGGGTCATTTCGTACGCCGAGCTTCTCGAGATTTTCTTCCGGACCCACGATCCGACCCAACTGAACCGTCAGGGAAATGACATCGGAACGCAATACCGGTCGGTGATTTTCTATCACACCGCCGATCAGGAGAAACAAGCCCGTTTCTATCTGGATCAGCTGAACAAAGCCGGCGTTTACAGCAAACCGGTGGTAACCGAGATATCCTCTGCGGCCCCTTTCTGGCCTGCCGAGGACTACCACCAGAACTATTTCAACCGGAATCCCGGACAGGGATACTGTGCTTTCGTGGTCAAACCCAAGGTTGAGAAATTCAAAGCGGTTTTTAAGGAAAAACTGAAACCGGGATCATAA
- a CDS encoding sigma-70 family RNA polymerase sigma factor: MSKTDPSRWVDEHGDYLFRFGFFRVQDEDLARDLVQDTFLAAMKSRERFSGSSSERTWLTSILKRKIADHFRNKYRHSWQRLADSTDHDTDFSDNGPFPGHWSADSLPGDPDLLPDEQAERAERIRFLQDCIAQLNPAMQELIRMREYDDLPTADICLTLGITDNHLWVLLHRARKSLRKCLETKLT, from the coding sequence GTGTCAAAAACCGATCCTTCCCGTTGGGTGGATGAACATGGAGACTACCTTTTCCGGTTTGGATTTTTCCGGGTACAGGATGAAGATCTGGCACGTGATCTGGTTCAGGACACCTTTCTCGCAGCCATGAAGTCCCGGGAGCGTTTCAGCGGATCCAGTTCTGAACGGACCTGGCTGACCAGCATCCTGAAACGGAAAATTGCCGATCATTTCAGAAATAAATACCGGCACTCCTGGCAGCGATTGGCAGATTCAACCGACCATGACACGGACTTTTCAGATAACGGACCGTTTCCCGGGCACTGGTCGGCCGATTCTTTACCGGGAGATCCGGACCTTCTGCCGGATGAACAGGCCGAACGGGCTGAGCGGATCCGCTTTCTGCAGGACTGCATCGCACAACTGAATCCGGCCATGCAGGAACTGATCCGTATGCGGGAATATGATGATCTCCCCACCGCTGACATCTGCCTTACGCTTGGTATCACCGACAACCACTTGTGGGTGCTGCTCCACCGGGCACGGAAATCCCTTCGTAAATGCCTGGAAACCAAACTGACCTGA
- a CDS encoding bifunctional metallophosphatase/5'-nucleotidase — protein sequence MKTLSCSAVLVTVSLILLSGCEREPLTILHWNDAHSNNLPFKTKRSPSDPQLVEVGGYAWLKAALDSIRDARPVNLTVFAGDEFQGTPISSETAGRSQIPMLQALAPDFLVPGNHEFDYGDDHFLHLADSSGLNWLAANLIDSVSRQPVFQSGQLINRGGWKVAVVGITTPELKEVSLPVNVDRFSMIGHLEAIRQTIDSLNRIGKPDLYILISHAGLDMDSTIARAIPDFDLIIGGHTHSVMAEPSVIGKTRIVQSGSRGRFLGEITISEKQGLPDVAFKVHEIGPGNQKPDKKFQARIDSMEAGLQERLKVVIGEFTTELPLPTTGENALANWITDAYRWKTGAEISMMNAGGIRRGFHPGPVSRRDIWELAPFGNYLVDLFFTGQQLEAAIRHSLNHAETPLHFSGLQLTIRQKRTGSDLIRVSVNGQPVRKETVYRVTTNNFVALQARAMFGIDPASLRTKQTGLVDRDVLMERIQTSGSMGPVTDGRLKVIP from the coding sequence ATGAAAACACTTTCCTGTTCTGCGGTATTGGTAACCGTATCACTGATCCTTCTGTCCGGATGTGAACGTGAACCACTGACCATTCTTCACTGGAACGACGCCCATTCCAACAACCTTCCGTTTAAAACCAAACGGTCACCCTCCGATCCCCAACTGGTCGAAGTGGGTGGTTATGCGTGGTTAAAAGCCGCACTGGATTCCATCAGGGATGCCAGACCCGTTAACCTCACGGTCTTTGCCGGTGATGAGTTTCAGGGGACACCGATTTCATCTGAAACGGCCGGCAGGTCTCAGATCCCGATGCTTCAGGCCCTCGCCCCCGATTTTCTGGTTCCCGGCAATCACGAGTTCGATTATGGAGATGATCATTTTCTCCATCTGGCCGATTCTTCCGGATTGAACTGGCTGGCTGCCAACCTGATTGATTCCGTATCGCGGCAACCGGTCTTCCAGTCTGGTCAGCTGATCAATCGCGGTGGGTGGAAAGTCGCTGTGGTAGGAATCACCACTCCCGAATTGAAGGAAGTCTCGCTCCCCGTCAATGTGGACCGTTTTTCAATGATTGGTCACCTGGAGGCGATCCGTCAGACAATTGACAGTCTCAACCGGATCGGGAAACCCGATTTGTACATTCTTATTTCTCATGCCGGCCTCGATATGGACAGCACCATTGCACGTGCCATCCCAGATTTTGATCTCATCATCGGCGGGCACACCCATTCTGTCATGGCTGAACCCTCGGTTATCGGGAAAACCCGCATTGTCCAGTCGGGAAGCCGTGGCCGTTTCCTCGGGGAAATCACCATTTCAGAAAAACAGGGACTCCCGGATGTGGCGTTTAAGGTTCATGAGATCGGCCCCGGAAACCAAAAGCCAGACAAGAAGTTTCAGGCCCGGATCGATTCAATGGAAGCCGGTCTGCAGGAACGTCTCAAAGTGGTCATAGGCGAGTTTACCACCGAACTTCCCCTTCCGACCACAGGAGAAAATGCCCTGGCCAACTGGATCACCGATGCGTACCGTTGGAAAACCGGTGCAGAAATCAGCATGATGAATGCGGGAGGAATCAGACGCGGATTTCATCCCGGACCGGTTTCCCGCCGCGATATTTGGGAACTGGCTCCGTTTGGAAACTATCTGGTCGACCTTTTCTTTACCGGTCAGCAACTTGAGGCAGCCATCCGTCACAGCCTGAACCATGCGGAAACGCCTCTGCATTTTTCCGGACTTCAACTGACCATCCGTCAGAAGAGAACGGGTTCGGACCTGATCCGGGTGTCGGTGAATGGACAACCGGTCCGTAAGGAGACTGTCTACCGGGTCACCACCAATAATTTTGTGGCACTGCAGGCCCGGGCCATGTTTGGGATCGATCCCGCCTCGCTCCGGACTAAACAAACCGGTCTGGTCGATCGCGATGTGCTTATGGAACGAATTCAGACATCGGGATCCATGGGACCAGTGACTGATGGCCGATTGAAAGTCATTCCTTAA
- a CDS encoding cation:proton antiporter: protein MHDHQFLRDILVLLAVVIPLLFIAERLKFPSVIGFMLAGILIGPSVFGWVSNQESITQLSEVGIVLLLFSIGLEFSIQKIAALRNYLLIVGGGQVILTIGLAWLLSALAGMDHQKGIVIGFLISLSSTAIMIKILQQRKELDTPTGRLTLSISLFQDLAIIPMVLILPLLGSGGPIDRWEVTQTLALSIMGIGIILVGARLVIPRLLDLVVKTNNRELFLVTILFVVVLVAWVSSLVGLSLALGAFLAGLIVSESDYSHQVLADVFPMRDALVALFFISIGMMLNLTNLVADWEWVLLISTGIILSKSLIVAAFTWALAYPIRIGLAVGLMVAQIGEFSFVLAGTALTLQILTESDYQIFLGASILTMLMAPFLITQANPIGNWLHQKFHFKPAGKPAFRRLSRLVTTGNLESTGMKADVKGHVIIIGYGKTGQHLSHVLKETGIPFVISELQHVRFSQARSEGHPVVFGDATTQEILDELKIRKASVLVISTGDVYSTTRIVQVSRTLNKGLHIIARTRYINDLGPLYTAGADQVIPEEFETSIEIFSRTLRYFHIPRNIIASQIAIIRKERYGTLEGQSVSKETLGQLPYILAATTTESAVILEGSPVSGISLGDSGLTSRAGIHVIAVIRDGASVNTPSPDWVFAPGDVIVMVGNHAEIDAALGILGTDLAS from the coding sequence ATGCATGATCACCAGTTTCTGAGGGATATTCTGGTCTTGCTGGCAGTGGTGATTCCACTGTTGTTTATTGCTGAACGACTCAAGTTCCCGTCGGTGATTGGGTTTATGCTGGCCGGTATCCTCATCGGTCCGTCGGTTTTCGGTTGGGTGTCCAATCAGGAATCCATTACTCAGTTATCAGAGGTCGGCATTGTCCTGCTTCTGTTTTCCATCGGACTTGAATTTTCCATTCAGAAAATTGCGGCTTTAAGAAATTATCTGCTCATCGTGGGTGGCGGTCAGGTGATTCTGACCATTGGTCTGGCCTGGTTGTTATCGGCTCTGGCGGGCATGGATCATCAGAAAGGGATTGTAATCGGATTTCTGATCAGTCTCTCTTCCACCGCCATCATGATAAAAATCCTGCAGCAGCGAAAAGAACTCGACACCCCGACAGGGAGACTCACCCTTTCCATTTCTCTTTTTCAGGATCTGGCCATCATTCCCATGGTCCTGATTCTTCCTTTATTGGGATCCGGCGGACCCATAGACCGCTGGGAAGTCACCCAGACGCTGGCACTTTCAATTATGGGAATCGGCATCATTCTGGTTGGGGCACGGCTGGTGATTCCTCGCTTACTCGATCTGGTTGTTAAAACCAACAACCGGGAGTTGTTTCTGGTCACCATTTTATTTGTGGTGGTTCTGGTGGCGTGGGTGTCATCTCTGGTCGGACTTTCTCTGGCATTGGGAGCCTTTCTCGCCGGTCTGATTGTCTCTGAATCGGACTATTCCCATCAGGTTCTTGCCGATGTGTTTCCCATGCGTGATGCGTTGGTTGCCCTGTTTTTTATTTCCATCGGGATGATGCTGAATCTGACCAATCTGGTTGCAGACTGGGAATGGGTCCTGCTGATCTCAACCGGGATTATTCTTTCCAAGTCACTGATTGTGGCCGCCTTTACCTGGGCGCTGGCTTATCCCATCCGCATCGGTCTGGCAGTCGGTCTGATGGTGGCTCAGATCGGTGAATTCAGCTTTGTTCTGGCCGGAACCGCCCTTACTCTGCAAATTCTGACCGAATCTGATTACCAGATTTTTCTCGGAGCCAGCATTCTGACCATGCTGATGGCACCTTTTCTGATTACTCAGGCCAATCCGATCGGGAACTGGCTTCATCAGAAGTTTCACTTTAAACCAGCCGGAAAACCAGCCTTCAGACGACTGAGCCGACTGGTTACCACCGGAAACCTTGAATCAACCGGCATGAAAGCCGATGTGAAGGGTCATGTAATCATCATCGGATATGGTAAAACCGGCCAGCACCTCTCTCATGTTCTGAAGGAAACAGGTATTCCGTTTGTGATTTCTGAACTGCAGCATGTCCGGTTTAGTCAGGCGCGGTCCGAAGGCCACCCGGTGGTGTTTGGCGATGCCACCACACAGGAAATTCTCGATGAGCTGAAAATCAGAAAAGCGTCTGTTCTGGTTATTTCCACCGGGGATGTATACTCAACCACCCGCATTGTGCAGGTTTCGAGAACGTTGAATAAAGGCCTGCACATTATCGCCCGGACCCGTTACATCAATGACCTGGGCCCGCTTTATACAGCCGGAGCAGATCAGGTGATTCCGGAAGAATTTGAAACATCCATCGAGATCTTTTCCCGCACACTCCGGTATTTCCATATTCCCAGAAATATCATTGCTTCCCAGATTGCGATCATCCGTAAGGAACGGTATGGAACTCTTGAAGGACAATCGGTCAGCAAGGAGACGCTGGGCCAACTTCCCTATATTCTGGCTGCAACCACCACCGAGTCGGCAGTTATCCTCGAAGGGTCGCCCGTCAGCGGAATAAGTCTGGGTGATAGTGGTCTCACCTCCCGGGCTGGCATTCACGTGATTGCCGTTATCCGTGATGGGGCATCGGTCAACACGCCATCGCCGGATTGGGTATTCGCTCCGGGTGATGTAATTGTCATGGTCGGAAATCATGCCGAAATCGATGCCGCTCTGGGAATACTGGGAACCGACCTGGCCAGTTAA
- a CDS encoding sigma-54-dependent Fis family transcriptional regulator, translating to MNPDIKAQLQKIQDHLRSLGNHPLDEPIRLSVQKAFHDVMILEALLMKSAGSPDRGTPDTRLEQARTILGEKDLGKLLDFALDTLVAMTSANRGFLTTLSADGAVDVFTARRIGHQEVMDPGSQISRAILSDSLRQSPGQPLIISSRDQPGRYETIQRLEVGSVLAFPIHWEGELVAVLYLDRDETAEPFQTGFLPSLMEFCSMLAPRLFQLRRLRDLETMATPAIPENEFIYEGVIGNSGVFRDTIRITRRVAPSEATVLILGESGTGKELIARAIHRNSRRKSGPFVAVNCTAIPADLIESELFGHEKGAFTGALQRKPGKFEQAAEGTIFLDEIGDLPLDLQGKLLRAIQERTFDRVGGTQPVQVDVRVVAATNRNLRSMVETQQFREDLYYRLNVISLHLPPLRNRKTDIPLLVRHLLPALEQKNGLSGTVVADEAMEALVTWGWPGNIRELENVLERAMILCENGVIRLRDLPPEILDDAPDIRPSGEMNLEAQLAAFRQQLLLQALEKSAGNKSQAARLLGISRNYLHQLLNRQV from the coding sequence ATGAACCCAGATATAAAAGCTCAATTACAGAAAATTCAGGATCACCTTCGTTCCCTTGGAAACCACCCGCTGGATGAACCCATCCGCCTGTCGGTGCAGAAGGCATTCCATGATGTGATGATTCTGGAGGCTTTGCTGATGAAATCTGCAGGATCACCGGACCGGGGAACTCCAGATACACGGCTGGAACAGGCTCGTACCATCCTGGGTGAAAAGGATCTGGGGAAACTACTCGATTTTGCCCTTGATACCCTGGTTGCAATGACCAGTGCAAACCGGGGATTTCTGACCACTCTGTCTGCTGATGGGGCCGTTGATGTGTTCACCGCCCGCCGGATCGGTCATCAGGAGGTGATGGATCCGGGCTCGCAGATCAGCAGGGCCATTTTATCCGATTCACTTCGTCAGTCACCGGGACAGCCCCTGATCATTTCTTCCAGGGATCAGCCCGGACGGTATGAAACCATTCAACGACTCGAGGTTGGCTCGGTCCTGGCATTTCCCATTCATTGGGAAGGCGAATTGGTGGCGGTTCTTTACCTCGACAGGGATGAAACGGCCGAACCCTTTCAAACCGGATTTCTTCCTTCTCTCATGGAATTCTGCAGCATGCTGGCTCCGCGTCTTTTCCAGCTCAGACGTTTGCGGGATCTTGAAACCATGGCAACTCCTGCCATCCCTGAAAACGAATTTATCTATGAAGGGGTGATTGGTAACTCAGGTGTATTCCGCGATACGATCCGCATTACCCGCCGGGTGGCCCCCAGTGAAGCAACGGTTCTGATTCTGGGTGAAAGTGGTACCGGAAAAGAACTGATTGCAAGGGCCATTCACAGAAATTCACGACGGAAATCGGGTCCTTTTGTTGCCGTGAATTGCACGGCCATTCCAGCCGACCTGATTGAATCGGAACTCTTTGGACATGAAAAAGGAGCCTTTACCGGTGCCCTTCAGCGCAAGCCGGGGAAATTTGAACAGGCAGCCGAAGGAACCATCTTCCTCGATGAAATCGGTGATCTGCCACTCGATCTGCAGGGAAAACTGCTAAGAGCCATTCAGGAACGGACCTTCGACCGGGTTGGCGGAACCCAGCCGGTTCAGGTCGATGTAAGGGTCGTTGCCGCCACAAACCGCAACCTACGATCGATGGTTGAGACTCAGCAATTCCGCGAAGATCTGTACTACCGGTTGAATGTGATTTCACTCCACCTGCCTCCGTTGCGGAACCGCAAAACCGATATTCCATTGCTCGTCCGGCACTTGTTGCCTGCACTTGAACAAAAGAATGGCCTCAGCGGAACGGTTGTGGCCGATGAAGCGATGGAAGCGCTGGTGACCTGGGGGTGGCCCGGTAATATCAGAGAGCTCGAGAATGTTCTGGAACGGGCCATGATTCTTTGCGAAAATGGCGTGATCAGACTTCGGGACCTTCCTCCGGAAATCCTGGATGATGCACCAGACATCCGTCCCTCCGGTGAAATGAATCTTGAAGCACAACTGGCTGCTTTCCGTCAGCAATTGCTCCTTCAGGCGCTTGAAAAATCGGCCGGGAACAAGTCTCAGGCTGCCCGTCTTCTTGGTATTTCCCGCAATTATCTTCATCAGTTGCTGAACCGACAGGTGTAA
- a CDS encoding helix-turn-helix transcriptional regulator encodes MPAARLSTPQLRKPLSEQDMVFFAVPADYLMHIKTFMLMNNIPFQQSGLHPMVIQPDSVEPATTRLWNRVSGLDLSNREKEVLTELVRGGDYRTIASTLCISVETTRTHLKSIYRKLGVKNRCEAVAFLLR; translated from the coding sequence ATGCCTGCTGCACGATTGTCCACCCCACAACTCCGGAAACCGCTCAGCGAACAGGACATGGTGTTCTTTGCCGTGCCCGCCGATTACCTGATGCATATTAAAACCTTCATGCTCATGAATAACATCCCGTTCCAGCAATCGGGTCTTCATCCCATGGTAATTCAGCCCGACAGTGTGGAACCCGCTACCACCCGTCTCTGGAACCGGGTTTCAGGACTGGATCTCAGCAATCGGGAAAAAGAAGTGCTCACCGAATTGGTTCGAGGCGGTGACTACCGGACCATCGCCTCAACCCTTTGCATCTCGGTTGAAACCACCCGGACTCACCTGAAATCGATCTACCGGAAACTGGGTGTTAAAAACCGTTGCGAGGCGGTGGCGTTCCTTCTTCGTTAA
- the nth gene encoding endonuclease III codes for MTLREKISKLTDRFGQLIPSPQTELEFNTPYQLLVATVMAAQATDRQVNVITRTLFRVAPDPTSMVSLGEEGIFHYIRSINYNRTKAGHIYSLSVQLIDEFGGEVPASMEDLQRLPGVGRKTASVVLICAFNIPAFPVDTHVFRVSNRLGIAKASNVSKTEEQLRKRLPESDWYRFHHYLILHGRYTCKAKNPSCETCQVRDLCSEYSGRTRPDR; via the coding sequence ATGACACTCCGTGAAAAAATCAGCAAACTCACCGACCGTTTCGGGCAACTGATTCCATCGCCCCAGACGGAACTGGAGTTCAATACTCCCTATCAGCTGCTGGTGGCAACGGTCATGGCTGCGCAGGCCACCGACCGTCAGGTAAATGTGATCACCAGAACGCTTTTCCGCGTGGCTCCTGACCCAACAAGCATGGTGTCTCTGGGTGAGGAAGGCATTTTTCATTATATCCGGTCCATCAATTACAACCGCACAAAGGCCGGTCACATCTATTCACTTTCTGTACAATTGATTGATGAATTTGGTGGTGAAGTCCCCGCTTCCATGGAGGACCTTCAGCGGCTTCCCGGAGTTGGCAGAAAAACAGCCTCTGTGGTGTTGATCTGTGCTTTCAACATTCCGGCCTTTCCTGTCGATACCCATGTGTTCCGGGTATCAAACCGATTGGGAATTGCGAAAGCCTCCAACGTCAGTAAAACAGAGGAACAGTTGCGGAAACGACTACCTGAATCGGACTGGTACCGGTTTCATCATTACCTCATCCTGCATGGCCGGTACACCTGTAAAGCAAAAAATCCTTCTTGCGAAACCTGCCAGGTCCGTGACTTGTGCAGTGAATATTCCGGCCGTACCCGCCCGGATCGCTGA